One Lucilia cuprina isolate Lc7/37 chromosome 4, ASM2204524v1, whole genome shotgun sequence DNA segment encodes these proteins:
- the LOC111674508 gene encoding uncharacterized protein LOC111674508, producing MKAIFVLLAVIATAYAALPSSEYLPPLEDASPTSNLDLQSLGESSPLADDGYRYKTVKRLRLRHRRDVNELPPNEYLPPTESAPAVADIPVVITPVESEQDTAVLADDGYRYKTVKRIRYRHRRDVNELPSYEYLPPTQESQVVEEAAPVAAAEESAVLADDGYRYKTVRRIRYRHRRDVNELPSNEYLPPTQVVEEAAPAFAAAEESSVLADDGYRYKTVKRIRYRHRRDVNELPSNEYLPPTQVVEEAAPVIAAAEESAVLADDGYRYKTVKRIRYRHRRDVNELPSNEYLPPTQETQVVEEAAPVIAAAEESAVLADDGYRYKTVKRIRYRHRRDVNALPSNEYLPPTQETQVVEEASPVLESASLADDGYRYKTVKRVVYRRRV from the exons ATG aaAGCCATATTTGTTCTATTGGCAGTAATTGCCACAGCTTATGCTGCTTTGCCATCCAGCGAATACTTGCCACCTTTGGAAGACGCGTCTCCTACTAGCAATCTAGACCTACAATCGCTAGGTGAATCAAGTCCACTTGCTGACGACGGTTATCGTTATAAAACTGTTAAACGTTTACGTTTGCGCCATCGTCGTGATGTCAATGAATTACCACCAAACGAATACTTGCCTCCTACAGAATCAGCTCCAGCTGTAGCTGATATCCCAGTAGTTATTACCCCTGTTGAATCTGAACAAGATACCGCAGTTTTAGCTGATGATGGCTACCGTTACAAAACTGTTAAACGTATTCGTTACCGCCATCGCCGTGATGTCAATGAATTGCCATCATATGAGTACTTACCACCTACTCAAGAATCTCAAGTTGTGGAAGAAGCTGCTCCTGTTGCTGCTGCAGAAGAATCTGCGGTTCTTGCTGATGATGGTTACCGTTACAAGACCGTTAGGCGTATTCGTTATCGCCACCGTCGTGATGTCAATGAATTACCCTCCAACGAATACTTGCCCCCTACCCAAGTCGTAGAAGAAGCTGCTCCAGCTTTTGCTGCTGCTGAAGAATCTTCTGTTCTTGCTGACGATGGTTACCGTTATAAGACCGTTAAACGCATCCGTTATCGCCATCGCCGTGATGTCAACGAATTGCCCTCCAACGAATACTTGCCCCCTACCCAAGTCGTAGAAGAAGCTGCTCCAGTTATTGCTGCCGCTGAAGAGTCAGCTGTTCTTGCTGACGATGGCTACCGTTATAAGACCGTTAAACGTATCCGTTATCGTCATCGTCGTGATGTTAACGAATTACCCTCCAACGAATACTTACCCCCTACCCAAGAAACCCAAGTCGTAGAAGAAGCTGCTCCAGTTATTGCTGCCGCTGAAGAATCTGCTGTTCTTGCTGATGATGGTTACCGTTACAAGACCGTAAAGCGCATCCGTTATCGTCACCGTCGTGATGTCAACGCATTACCCTCCAACGAATACTTGCCCCCTACACAAGAAACCCAAGTTGTGGAAGAAGCTTCTCCTGTTCTAGAGTCTGCTTCTTTGGCCGATGATGGTTATCGTTACAAGACTGTAAAACGCGTCGTTTACAGACGTCgtgtttaa